The Falco peregrinus isolate bFalPer1 chromosome 12, bFalPer1.pri, whole genome shotgun sequence genome has a segment encoding these proteins:
- the CRYGS gene encoding gamma-crystallin S, whose protein sequence is MDADTCRGTRNLPAFLSLLVFQVTFYEDKNFLGRCYECDSDCPDFHTYLSRCNSIRVDGGTWVAYERPNFSGNMYVLTRGEYPDYHHWMGLNDRLGSCKAVQIPSGGRGHIQVFEKGDFGGQMFEATEDCPSVMEEWHMREVHACRVLEGVWVFYEHPNYRGRQYLLPKGEYRKPVEWGAASPAVQSFRSIAE, encoded by the exons ATGGATGCAGACACGTGCCGAGGGACGAGGAACctccctgctttcctttctctgcttgtGTTTCAGGTCACCTTCTATGAAGACAAGAATTTCCTAGGCCGTTGCTATGAGTGCGACAGCGACTGCCCCGATTTTCACACCTACCTGAGTCGCTGCAACTCCATCCGTGTGGATGGAGGCACCTGGGTGGCCTATGAGAGGCCGAACTTTTCTGGGAACATGTATGTTCTGACGCGTGGGGAGTACCCTGACTACCACCACTGGATGGGCCTCAACGACCGCCTTGGCTCCTGCAAAGCCGTCCAGATA CCGAGTGGAGGCCGGGGCCACATCCAGGTCTTTGAGAAAGGAGATTTTGGTGGGCAGATGTTTGAAGCCACTGAAGACTGCCCTTCTGTCATGGAGGAGTGGCACATGCGCGAGGTCCATGCCTGCAGAGTGCTGGAGGGTGTCTGGGTTTTCTACGAGCACCCCAACTACCGGGGCAGGCAGTACCTGCTGCCCAAGGGGGAGTACCGCAAACCTGTGGAGTGGGGAGCAGCGAGCCCCGCCGTCCAGTCCTTCCGCAGCATCGCTGAGTGA